A window of Campylobacter lari subsp. lari contains these coding sequences:
- a CDS encoding DEAD/DEAH box helicase, with amino-acid sequence MQAKLYEYLLSNKAELIVCENDKEADELAQVCLFLKLKTFVLPDFRAEFGSDLRSFSKELFEICKVLNAYHKEDENKILISPIKTILQKLPGKKHLKNIILKRNSLLALEKFKEEILHSGYEFVDIVQDKGEISIRGDIIDIFAINEEQPFRILLFSDEIESIRYFDIHTQKSIPNELSKIEICPFLNAFNQEEYENLQEKIQNFQSQSIINDVNSLGFWCIDDFCDYSDLNFVSIKKFDINDFEEDISKINQNILPEPRFYKDLVSSYNHDFFTFHKDKKITILTKNEALFKALNLQEFSNIKLKISQERVNLITQDELIISLNKKEKNKRIRKASLVIDELRVGDFVVHEDYGIAKFLGLEIIIIAGAKKEFVALGYLNNDKLLLPVENLYMIDKYIGASGGVPLLDKLGKGSFLKIKERLKEKLFAIASNIVSLAAARALIKAKELKISQELQDEFINKAGFFYTKDQSQVCQEITQDLKSSQVMDRLLSGDVGFGKTEIAMNAIFTCVKSGYTALFFIPTTLLSAQHFKTLKKRFDPFNIEVFKLDRFTSAKEKKQILQILKENKPCVVVGTHSLLGVECENLGLVVIDEEHKFGVKQKEKLKELSKNSHILSMSATPIPRSLNQALSSLKSYSILQTPPEDRLDVRTFVRESNDALIKEAISRELRRAGQIFYIHNHIASIDGCKKYLLDLFPNLKILILHSKIDAKTTEEQMLKFENKEYDLLLCTSIVESGIDLANANTIIVENSDRFGMADLHQLRGRVGRSAKQGYCYFLIEDKEKITKDSLKRLTSLESNSYLGSGSVLAYHDLEIRGGGNLLGVDQSGHIEQIGYSLYLKMLEDEINKLSKKEEIKEKKIDLKLNINAFLNSEYISEDRLRLELYRRLSKCMSVNEVYEIESEMNDRFGKPDIFTKQFLDLIIIKILASKHYKLVSNYEQNICFVKDDDSKEVIKAKSKDDDDVIEAVLMHLRKSEKV; translated from the coding sequence ATGCAAGCTAAATTATATGAATATTTATTAAGCAACAAAGCTGAGTTAATAGTTTGTGAGAATGATAAAGAAGCAGATGAATTAGCTCAGGTTTGTCTGTTTTTAAAATTAAAAACTTTCGTTTTGCCTGATTTTAGAGCAGAATTTGGCAGTGACTTGCGCTCTTTTTCTAAAGAGCTTTTTGAAATTTGTAAAGTTTTAAATGCTTATCATAAAGAAGATGAAAATAAAATTTTAATTTCTCCTATAAAAACAATTTTGCAAAAACTCCCTGGAAAAAAGCATCTAAAAAATATTATTCTTAAAAGAAATTCACTTCTTGCTTTAGAGAAATTTAAAGAAGAAATTTTACATAGTGGGTATGAATTTGTTGATATAGTTCAAGATAAGGGTGAGATTTCAATACGCGGGGATATTATAGATATTTTTGCAATTAATGAAGAGCAACCTTTTAGAATTTTGCTTTTTTCAGATGAGATAGAAAGCATAAGATATTTTGATATTCATACACAAAAATCAATCCCAAATGAACTTTCAAAAATTGAGATTTGTCCATTTTTAAATGCTTTTAATCAAGAAGAATATGAAAATCTACAAGAAAAAATTCAAAATTTTCAAAGTCAAAGCATTATCAATGATGTTAATTCTTTAGGTTTTTGGTGTATTGATGATTTTTGTGATTATTCAGATTTAAATTTCGTAAGCATAAAAAAATTTGATATAAATGATTTTGAAGAAGATATTAGCAAAATTAATCAAAATATTTTACCTGAACCAAGATTTTATAAAGATTTAGTAAGTTCTTACAATCATGATTTTTTCACTTTTCATAAAGATAAAAAAATTACTATTTTGACAAAAAATGAAGCTTTGTTTAAAGCTTTGAATTTACAAGAATTTTCAAATATTAAATTAAAAATATCTCAAGAAAGAGTCAATCTAATCACTCAAGATGAGCTTATTATTTCTTTAAATAAAAAAGAAAAAAATAAAAGAATTAGAAAAGCAAGTTTGGTAATAGATGAGCTTAGAGTCGGGGATTTTGTTGTACATGAAGATTATGGTATAGCTAAATTTTTAGGTCTTGAGATTATTATAATTGCAGGAGCAAAAAAAGAATTTGTAGCTCTTGGGTATTTAAATAATGATAAGCTTTTATTGCCTGTTGAAAATTTGTATATGATTGATAAATATATCGGCGCAAGTGGTGGTGTGCCTTTGCTTGATAAGCTTGGAAAAGGAAGTTTTCTAAAAATCAAAGAAAGATTAAAAGAAAAATTATTTGCCATTGCTTCAAATATAGTTTCTTTGGCAGCAGCTAGAGCTTTGATAAAAGCAAAAGAATTAAAAATTTCTCAAGAATTACAAGATGAATTTATCAATAAGGCGGGATTTTTTTACACTAAAGATCAAAGTCAAGTTTGTCAAGAAATCACTCAAGATTTAAAAAGTTCTCAAGTAATGGATAGGCTTTTAAGTGGTGATGTGGGCTTTGGTAAAACTGAAATTGCAATGAATGCTATATTTACTTGTGTAAAAAGTGGCTATACAGCTTTGTTTTTTATACCAACTACTTTACTTTCAGCCCAGCATTTTAAAACCTTAAAAAAAAGATTTGATCCATTTAATATAGAAGTTTTTAAGCTCGATCGCTTTACTAGTGCCAAAGAAAAAAAGCAAATTTTGCAAATTTTAAAAGAAAATAAACCTTGTGTAGTGGTTGGAACGCATTCTCTTTTAGGGGTTGAGTGTGAAAATTTAGGTTTAGTTGTGATAGATGAGGAGCATAAATTTGGTGTAAAACAAAAAGAAAAACTCAAAGAATTAAGTAAAAACTCCCATATTTTATCTATGTCAGCAACGCCTATACCAAGAAGCTTAAATCAAGCTCTTAGTTCTTTAAAATCATATAGCATTTTACAAACTCCACCTGAGGATCGTTTAGATGTAAGAACCTTTGTAAGAGAAAGTAATGATGCTTTGATTAAAGAAGCTATTTCTAGAGAATTAAGAAGAGCAGGGCAAATTTTTTATATACACAATCATATAGCAAGTATTGATGGGTGTAAAAAATACCTTTTAGATTTATTTCCAAATTTAAAAATTTTAATCTTGCATTCAAAAATTGATGCAAAAACTACAGAAGAACAAATGCTTAAATTTGAAAATAAAGAATATGATTTGTTGCTTTGTACTTCTATAGTTGAAAGTGGTATTGATCTTGCAAATGCAAATACTATCATAGTAGAAAATTCAGATCGTTTTGGTATGGCTGATTTACATCAACTTAGAGGACGAGTGGGGCGTAGTGCTAAGCAAGGATATTGTTATTTTTTAATTGAAGATAAAGAAAAAATCACAAAAGATTCTCTAAAAAGACTTACAAGTTTAGAAAGCAATTCTTATTTGGGTTCAGGAAGCGTGCTTGCTTATCATGATTTAGAAATTCGTGGGGGTGGAAATTTATTAGGTGTAGATCAAAGTGGGCATATAGAGCAAATTGGCTATAGTTTGTATCTTAAAATGCTTGAAGATGAGATTAATAAGCTAAGCAAAAAAGAAGAAATTAAAGAGAAAAAAATAGATTTAAAATTAAATATTAATGCTTTTTTAAATAGTGAATATATTAGCGAGGATCGCTTGAGGTTAGAGCTTTATAGAAGACTTAGTAAATGCATGAGCGTAAATGAAGTATATGAAATAGAAAGTGAGATGAATGATCGCTTTGGCAAGCCTGATATTTTCACTAAGCAATTTTTAGACCTAATTATCATAAAAATTTTAGCTAGCAAGCATTATAAACTAGTGAGCAATTATGAGCAAAATATTTGTTTTGTAAAAGATGATGATAGTAAAGAAGTTATAAAAGCAAAAAGTAAAGATGATGATGATGTGATCGAGGCTGTGTTGATGCATTTAAGAAAGAGTGAAAAAGTATGA
- the groES gene encoding co-chaperone GroES: MNFQPLGKRILVKRLEEMKTTASGIIIPDNAKEKPLNGEVAAVSKEIEDVKVNDKVMFAKYGGTEIKLDNEEYLVLNIEDVLGIIK; this comes from the coding sequence ATGAATTTTCAACCTCTAGGAAAGCGCATTTTGGTAAAACGCTTAGAAGAAATGAAAACCACTGCTTCTGGGATTATTATACCAGATAATGCTAAAGAAAAACCATTAAATGGTGAAGTTGCTGCAGTAAGCAAAGAAATAGAAGATGTTAAAGTAAATGATAAAGTAATGTTTGCAAAATACGGTGGAACTGAAATTAAACTTGATAATGAAGAGTATTTAGTTCTTAATATTGAAGATGTTTTAGGGATTATTAAATAA
- a CDS encoding potassium channel family protein, translating into MSFLKKLQKFLNWSPSPKPSINLNDELYEQLKFLRIPLIAVVMMTLIGAFGYMLTSNYNLNDAIYQAGMTFTTLGYTEVNPIPTAGRIFTVVYVLLTFTIFTFCMGLVIEIVKKGVLSKIIKERRMLHKVARLKNHFVICYHNDFTIELAQQFRENHIPFVVVDEVENFSEIAEKYNYPYYIESAPHTNTAFLKTNLSSAKGVITLSNNIADNIAIIASVRLFEKELQRINPYFILASSSNEDETEKLKKLGANSIVSATKLVAQRLSAMSARPDMENLLENYLYKKNSPIDLEEIKIPDESWVRFKRLKEIHLRDMANVSIVGIIENKKFTPMPRGDTLISTGAKLLLVGTADSIKIAKKIIKNKQKPDELKYI; encoded by the coding sequence ATGTCTTTTTTAAAAAAGCTACAAAAATTCCTCAATTGGTCCCCATCCCCAAAACCTTCGATTAATCTCAATGATGAGCTTTATGAACAGCTTAAATTTTTAAGAATTCCTCTTATTGCTGTTGTAATGATGACATTAATTGGAGCTTTTGGCTATATGCTTACAAGTAATTACAACCTTAACGATGCTATTTATCAAGCTGGCATGACTTTTACCACTTTAGGTTATACTGAAGTTAATCCCATACCAACAGCAGGTAGAATTTTTACCGTTGTATATGTATTGTTGACTTTTACAATATTTACTTTTTGCATGGGTTTGGTAATAGAAATAGTAAAAAAAGGTGTTTTGTCTAAGATTATCAAGGAAAGAAGAATGCTTCATAAAGTTGCAAGATTAAAAAATCATTTTGTAATATGCTATCATAATGATTTTACCATTGAATTAGCACAGCAATTTAGAGAAAATCACATTCCTTTTGTTGTAGTTGATGAAGTTGAAAATTTTAGTGAGATTGCTGAAAAATATAACTATCCTTATTATATAGAAAGCGCGCCTCATACTAATACGGCCTTTTTAAAAACCAATCTTTCTAGTGCAAAAGGCGTAATAACCCTTAGTAATAACATAGCAGATAATATTGCTATCATCGCTTCAGTAAGATTATTTGAAAAAGAATTACAAAGAATTAATCCTTATTTTATATTAGCTAGCTCAAGCAATGAAGATGAGACAGAAAAACTGAAAAAACTTGGAGCTAATTCCATAGTTTCTGCCACAAAATTAGTCGCACAAAGACTTAGCGCAATGTCGGCAAGACCAGATATGGAAAATTTATTAGAAAATTATCTTTACAAAAAAAATAGCCCTATTGATTTAGAAGAAATAAAAATACCTGATGAATCATGGGTAAGATTTAAAAGATTAAAAGAAATACACTTAAGAGATATGGCAAATGTGAGTATAGTAGGAATTATAGAAAATAAAAAATTCACTCCCATGCCAAGAGGCGATACTCTAATAAGTACAGGGGCAAAATTACTACTTGTTGGCACAGCTGATAGTATAAAAATAGCTAAAAAAATCATCAAAAATAAACAAAAACCTGATGAGTTAAAATATATTTAA
- the rpmB gene encoding 50S ribosomal protein L28, producing MSRICQITGKGPMVGNNVSHANNKTKRRFLPNLRTVRITLEDGTTRKVRVAASTLRTLKKQSGK from the coding sequence ATGTCAAGAATTTGCCAAATTACAGGAAAAGGACCTATGGTAGGTAACAATGTTAGCCATGCTAACAATAAAACTAAAAGACGCTTTTTGCCAAATTTAAGAACAGTTCGTATCACCTTAGAAGATGGAACTACTAGAAAAGTTAGAGTAGCTGCTTCAACTTTAAGAACACTTAAAAAACAAAGCGGTAAATAA
- a CDS encoding 3-methyladenine DNA glycosylase, translating to MSGYEIFKALVNANIDYKDFEWLENNTLSEFEILISVILTQNTKWQNVLKALINLKQANITKIEDLLNLNTQDLALLIKPSGFYNTKAKYIKNFTQKYFQDFNSFEFFKEEVDREWLLGVKGLGQESADGILNYVCKKEVLVVDAYSAKIANYLGCEYQSYDELAEFFKKDIAKNQNELNVLLKKECKLYELYQIFHALIVSFCKTHFQGKKLSADGELILDPLKF from the coding sequence ATGAGTGGTTATGAAATTTTTAAAGCTTTAGTTAATGCAAATATTGACTATAAAGATTTTGAATGGTTAGAAAATAATACTTTAAGCGAGTTTGAAATTTTAATTTCAGTAATTTTAACCCAAAATACAAAATGGCAAAATGTTTTAAAGGCTTTGATAAATTTAAAACAAGCAAATATTACTAAGATAGAAGATTTATTAAATTTAAATACTCAAGATTTAGCGCTTTTAATAAAACCAAGTGGATTTTATAATACTAAAGCAAAATATATTAAAAATTTTACTCAAAAATATTTTCAAGATTTTAATTCTTTTGAGTTTTTTAAAGAAGAAGTAGATAGAGAATGGCTTTTAGGTGTTAAAGGTTTGGGTCAAGAAAGTGCTGATGGAATTTTAAATTATGTTTGCAAAAAAGAAGTTTTGGTCGTAGATGCATATAGTGCAAAAATAGCTAACTATTTAGGCTGTGAGTATCAAAGCTATGATGAGCTAGCTGAATTTTTTAAAAAAGATATAGCCAAAAATCAAAACGAATTAAATGTTTTATTAAAAAAAGAATGCAAATTATATGAGCTTTATCAAATTTTTCATGCTTTGATTGTTTCTTTTTGTAAAACACACTTTCAAGGTAAAAAACTTTCAGCAGATGGTGAGCTTATTTTAGATCCTTTAAAATTTTAA
- a CDS encoding bactofilin family protein, whose amino-acid sequence MAIFNKGSIATVSETTVISNGAKIEGKFYFDSMLHLDGEITGVIDSSNVIVIGKSGVLKGQVKANKIVINGVFEGEMQVDSLEILSGGVLNGNIIVKQLSIENGGKFNGSSKIIEKDEELTTIDVSIENSENAS is encoded by the coding sequence ATGGCAATCTTTAATAAAGGCTCTATTGCTACAGTATCCGAAACTACAGTCATTTCAAACGGAGCAAAAATAGAAGGAAAATTTTATTTTGACTCTATGCTTCATTTAGATGGAGAGATTACAGGTGTGATTGATTCTTCTAATGTGATAGTAATAGGCAAAAGTGGTGTTTTAAAAGGACAAGTTAAGGCAAACAAGATAGTGATTAATGGGGTTTTTGAAGGAGAAATGCAAGTTGATTCTTTAGAAATTTTATCCGGTGGTGTGCTTAATGGTAATATTATAGTTAAACAATTAAGCATTGAAAATGGTGGAAAATTTAATGGAAGTAGTAAAATAATCGAAAAAGATGAAGAGCTTACAACTATTGATGTGAGCATAGAAAATTCAGAAAATGCAAGCTAA
- a CDS encoding CZB domain-containing protein yields MAKLDHVAFKLNGYNEIIHASGKTLSDHLSCRLAKWIAGVGKERFSSGRAFGKLNLPHQKVHENINQAIALAHNENTGNELVQNQILDKCSNAEKASEDLFVIFKEMLDEKDPNIENKEEK; encoded by the coding sequence TTGGCCAAGCTAGATCATGTTGCTTTTAAACTTAACGGCTATAACGAAATCATTCACGCCTCAGGCAAAACACTTTCTGATCATTTAAGTTGTAGACTTGCAAAATGGATTGCAGGTGTAGGCAAAGAAAGATTTTCTAGCGGAAGAGCTTTTGGTAAATTAAACTTACCACACCAGAAAGTACATGAAAATATTAACCAAGCTATAGCCTTAGCACATAATGAAAACACAGGTAATGAATTAGTTCAAAATCAAATTTTAGATAAATGTTCTAATGCCGAAAAAGCCTCCGAAGATTTATTTGTAATCTTTAAAGAAATGCTTGATGAAAAAGACCCAAACATTGAAAATAAAGAAGAAAAATAA
- a CDS encoding NUDIX domain-containing protein, which yields MKNLQEDQFSNSKYIKPKRYTYIGKDNKKYTWDFIEALDSVSVFLYHTQKDSFVFVKQFRIPLWDYQKRNHLQVDEMGFSIELCSGLVDKNLSLERIAKEECIEELGYAPKLVEKIGEFYTGFGSGVSRQFLFYAEITEDDKTGHGGGIDGEDIQAIWIKRKDYEQFSKENPIKTPLLEYAYLWFKGKN from the coding sequence ATGAAAAATTTACAAGAAGATCAATTTTCCAATTCAAAATACATTAAACCTAAAAGATATACTTATATAGGCAAAGATAATAAAAAATATACTTGGGATTTTATAGAAGCATTAGATAGTGTTTCTGTTTTTTTATATCATACTCAAAAAGATTCTTTTGTTTTTGTAAAGCAGTTTAGAATTCCTTTGTGGGATTATCAAAAACGCAATCATTTGCAAGTAGATGAAATGGGCTTTAGTATAGAGCTTTGTTCAGGGCTTGTAGATAAAAATTTGAGCTTAGAGAGAATAGCTAAAGAAGAATGTATTGAAGAACTAGGTTATGCTCCTAAACTTGTAGAAAAAATAGGAGAGTTTTACACAGGTTTTGGTTCTGGTGTAAGTAGACAGTTTTTATTTTATGCTGAAATTACCGAAGATGATAAAACTGGTCATGGCGGTGGAATTGATGGAGAGGATATTCAGGCTATTTGGATAAAAAGAAAAGACTATGAGCAATTTTCTAAAGAGAACCCTATTAAAACCCCTTTACTCGAATATGCGTATTTATGGTTTAAAGGTAAGAATTAA
- the groL gene encoding chaperonin GroEL (60 kDa chaperone family; promotes refolding of misfolded polypeptides especially under stressful conditions; forms two stacked rings of heptamers to form a barrel-shaped 14mer; ends can be capped by GroES; misfolded proteins enter the barrel where they are refolded when GroES binds) yields MAKEIFFSDEARNKLYEGVKKLNDAVKVTMGPRGRNVLIQKSFGAPTITKDGVSVAKEVELKDSLENMGASLVREVASKTADQAGDGTTTATVLAHAIFKEGLRNITAGANPIEVKRGMDKACEAIVAELKKLSREVKDKKEIAQVATISANSDEKIGNLIADAMEKVGKDGVITVEEAKSINDELNVVEGMQFDRGYLSPYFITNTEKMTAELQNPFILLFDKKIANLKDLLPILEQIQKTGKPLLIIAEDIEGEALATLVVNKLRGVLNISAVKAPGFGDRRKAMLEDIAILTGGEVISEELGRTLESASIQDLGQASSVIIDKDNTTIVNGAGEKANIDARINQIKAQIAETSSDYDREKLQERLAKLSGGVAVIKVGAATETEMKEKKDRVDDALSATKAAVEEGIVIGGGAALIKAKSKISLNLQGDEAIGAAIVERALRAPLRQIAENAGFDAGVVVNTVENSKEENTGFDAAKGEYVNMLESGIIDPVKVERVALLNAVSVASMLLTTEATISEIKEDKPAMPDMSGMGGMGGMGGMM; encoded by the coding sequence ATGGCAAAAGAAATATTTTTTTCAGATGAAGCAAGAAATAAACTTTATGAAGGTGTTAAAAAACTTAATGATGCAGTAAAAGTTACTATGGGACCACGCGGTCGTAATGTATTAATCCAAAAAAGTTTTGGTGCTCCAACTATCACAAAAGATGGGGTGAGTGTGGCTAAAGAAGTAGAATTAAAAGATTCTTTGGAAAATATGGGTGCTTCTTTAGTTAGAGAAGTAGCTAGTAAAACAGCTGATCAAGCAGGTGATGGAACTACAACTGCAACTGTTTTAGCTCATGCTATTTTTAAAGAAGGTTTGAGAAATATTACAGCAGGTGCTAATCCTATCGAAGTTAAAAGAGGTATGGATAAAGCTTGTGAAGCTATAGTAGCTGAACTTAAAAAACTTTCTCGTGAAGTTAAAGATAAAAAAGAAATCGCTCAAGTTGCAACAATTTCTGCAAATTCAGATGAGAAAATCGGAAATTTAATCGCTGATGCTATGGAAAAAGTTGGAAAAGATGGTGTTATTACTGTTGAAGAAGCAAAATCAATCAATGATGAATTAAATGTAGTTGAAGGTATGCAATTTGATAGAGGTTATTTAAGCCCATATTTCATTACAAATACTGAAAAAATGACAGCTGAATTACAAAATCCATTTATTTTGTTATTTGATAAAAAAATTGCTAACTTAAAAGACTTATTACCAATTTTAGAACAAATTCAAAAAACAGGAAAACCGCTTTTAATTATAGCTGAAGACATTGAAGGTGAAGCCTTAGCAACTTTAGTTGTAAATAAATTAAGAGGTGTTTTAAATATTTCAGCAGTTAAAGCTCCTGGATTTGGTGATAGAAGAAAAGCTATGCTTGAAGATATTGCTATTTTAACAGGTGGTGAAGTGATTTCTGAAGAGCTTGGAAGAACTTTAGAAAGTGCTAGTATCCAAGATTTAGGTCAAGCTTCAAGCGTGATTATTGATAAAGATAATACAACTATTGTAAATGGAGCAGGTGAGAAAGCAAATATTGATGCAAGAATCAACCAAATTAAGGCTCAAATTGCTGAAACAAGTTCAGATTATGATAGAGAAAAATTACAAGAAAGACTTGCTAAATTAAGTGGTGGTGTAGCAGTAATTAAAGTTGGTGCTGCTACAGAAACTGAAATGAAAGAGAAAAAAGATAGAGTTGATGATGCGCTAAGTGCTACAAAAGCTGCTGTTGAAGAAGGTATAGTAATAGGCGGTGGTGCTGCATTAATCAAGGCAAAATCAAAAATCAGTTTAAATCTACAAGGTGATGAGGCTATTGGTGCAGCTATTGTAGAAAGAGCTTTAAGAGCACCTTTAAGACAAATTGCTGAAAATGCTGGATTTGATGCTGGTGTAGTTGTAAATACAGTAGAAAATAGTAAAGAAGAAAACACTGGCTTTGATGCTGCAAAAGGTGAATATGTAAATATGCTTGAAAGCGGTATCATTGATCCTGTTAAAGTAGAAAGAGTGGCTTTACTTAATGCAGTTTCAGTAGCTAGCATGCTTTTAACAACTGAAGCTACAATTAGTGAAATTAAAGAAGATAAACCTGCTATGCCTGATATGAGTGGCATGGGAGGCATGGGAGGCATGGGTGGTATGATGTAA
- a CDS encoding YdcH family protein, giving the protein MLHEFRDLITELKGKDLHFDKLFEEHNELDHKIKDAEEGRIHLDSLEIANLKKEKLRLKDELNTYLSNYKK; this is encoded by the coding sequence ATGCTACACGAATTTAGAGATCTAATTACTGAATTAAAAGGTAAGGATTTACATTTTGATAAGCTTTTTGAAGAACACAATGAGCTTGATCATAAAATCAAAGACGCAGAAGAAGGCAGAATTCATCTAGATAGCTTAGAAATAGCTAATCTAAAAAAAGAAAAATTGAGACTAAAGGATGAGTTAAACACTTATTTATCAAATTATAAAAAATAA
- a CDS encoding 3'-5' exonuclease: MSQQQIDDLIIKLSKENKSFPWVLKELAKIEELNHYEFDLYIFELLGLGVELNAQNCLCLKSKNTKIKDEIFCVVDIESTGGIKSGQILEIGAVKIQNYKEIDRFESFVKVESIPENITELTGISLDMVENAPSLKTVLNNFKLFLKDSIFVAHNVRFDYHFISKAMYENDFGVLLNRRLCTIDLAKKCIESPKYGLDALKEFLCIESKHHRALSDALAASEILKYCLKKIPFYIKNTEELLHFSKQAKNQIKK; the protein is encoded by the coding sequence TTGAGCCAACAACAAATCGATGATTTAATCATCAAGCTAAGTAAAGAAAACAAATCTTTTCCTTGGGTTTTAAAAGAACTTGCAAAAATAGAAGAATTAAATCATTATGAGTTTGATTTATATATTTTTGAGCTTTTAGGGCTAGGAGTGGAGCTTAATGCACAAAATTGCTTGTGCTTAAAAAGTAAAAATACAAAAATAAAAGATGAGATTTTTTGTGTAGTAGATATTGAAAGCACTGGTGGGATAAAAAGTGGTCAAATTTTAGAAATAGGCGCAGTGAAAATTCAAAACTATAAAGAAATTGATAGATTTGAGAGTTTTGTAAAAGTAGAAAGTATACCTGAAAATATTACAGAATTAACTGGAATTAGTTTAGATATGGTAGAAAATGCTCCTTCTTTGAAAACTGTGTTAAATAATTTTAAATTATTTTTAAAAGATAGCATTTTTGTAGCACACAATGTGCGTTTTGATTATCATTTTATATCTAAAGCTATGTATGAAAATGATTTTGGAGTGCTTTTAAATAGAAGATTATGTACTATTGATTTAGCTAAAAAATGCATTGAAAGTCCCAAATACGGCCTTGATGCGCTAAAAGAGTTTTTGTGTATTGAAAGTAAGCATCACAGGGCCTTAAGTGATGCTTTGGCTGCAAGTGAAATTTTAAAATATTGTCTTAAAAAAATTCCTTTTTACATTAAAAATACTGAAGAATTGTTACATTTTAGCAAGCAAGCTAAAAATCAAATAAAAAAATAA
- the hpf gene encoding ribosome hibernation-promoting factor, HPF/YfiA family → MNTSIVGKQFELTESIKEYVEKSFDALSKYGLDVISARCVISADERHGKKGFWAEFSINLAGINTVVVKQKDKDLYAAIDLAIDRISKVLRRLHDKNITHKHQDEIKENLVLPSVIEEDEIVPIELELYKPLEIEEALEKLKASKDIFLVFNDIDAKMRVLYKKKDGKFGLF, encoded by the coding sequence ATGAATACAAGTATAGTTGGAAAGCAATTTGAGCTAACTGAGTCTATAAAAGAGTATGTGGAAAAAAGCTTTGATGCTTTAAGTAAATATGGCTTAGATGTGATTTCTGCGCGTTGTGTTATAAGTGCTGATGAAAGACATGGAAAGAAAGGATTTTGGGCTGAATTTAGCATTAACTTAGCTGGTATTAATACAGTGGTTGTAAAGCAAAAGGATAAAGACTTATATGCTGCTATAGATTTAGCTATTGATAGAATTTCTAAGGTTTTAAGAAGATTGCATGATAAAAATATTACCCATAAGCACCAAGATGAGATAAAAGAAAATTTAGTATTGCCAAGTGTGATTGAAGAAGATGAGATAGTTCCAATAGAACTTGAGCTATATAAACCTTTAGAAATTGAAGAAGCACTAGAAAAGCTAAAAGCAAGTAAAGATATATTTTTAGTTTTTAATGACATAGATGCAAAAATGAGGGTATTATATAAGAAAAAAGATGGTAAATTTGGTTTATTTTAA
- the rpe gene encoding ribulose-phosphate 3-epimerase: MYVAPSLLSANFLNLENEIKDVCEAGADLLHIDVMDGHFVPNLTFGPCVIENISKITSVPLDVHLMVHNVSSFVDLFIPIKPKFISFHIEAENHPIRVCEYIRKNGIHPAIVLNPHTPVSSIEHILEFVDMVLLMSVNPGFGGQNFLPLVYDKIRQLREMIDRKNLKVFIEVDGGVNGLNAPDLDEAGADILVAGSYIFSSQDKKTAINSLKLEF, translated from the coding sequence ATGTATGTAGCACCAAGTTTATTGTCTGCAAATTTTTTAAATTTGGAAAATGAGATTAAAGATGTGTGTGAAGCAGGGGCTGATTTGTTGCACATTGATGTGATGGATGGGCATTTTGTACCAAATCTTACTTTTGGTCCTTGTGTGATTGAAAATATTTCAAAAATTACTTCAGTGCCTTTAGATGTGCATTTAATGGTGCATAATGTTAGTAGTTTTGTAGATTTATTTATCCCAATAAAACCAAAATTTATTAGCTTTCATATAGAAGCTGAAAATCATCCTATTAGAGTGTGTGAGTATATAAGAAAAAATGGTATTCATCCCGCCATTGTTTTAAATCCACATACTCCAGTTTCAAGTATAGAACATATTTTAGAATTTGTAGATATGGTGCTTTTAATGAGTGTTAATCCAGGCTTTGGTGGGCAAAATTTTTTACCTTTAGTGTATGATAAGATTCGACAGCTAAGAGAAATGATAGATAGGAAAAATCTTAAAGTCTTTATAGAAGTAGATGGTGGGGTAAATGGTTTAAATGCGCCTGATTTAGATGAAGCAGGAGCTGATATTTTAGTCGCAGGTAGTTATATCTTTTCCTCGCAAGATAAAAAAACAGCAATTAATTCTTTAAAGCTTGAATTTTGA